aatacttatattaatataagctcGACAATGCGATCGCCCCCGCCCGTTGTTACGCTGCGCAATTGCCGCCTTTACACCTTATATACGtacctttattatatatatgtatagtatacccTGTCAgacgttaaaattattaacaacagTAAAAATCGGATCGACCGTATGTAATATAAAGGCAACCGTATCCCACGCGCGGGATGACGTGAGGTGATTATTTCAACCGGGCAAACACGAATCGCGTCTAGCACACGccgacaacaatattataaaaaaaacaaacggtTACACAACGCGaccgtaaaataaatataacgatCGTCGACGGCTTTGGTGCGCGCCCACCACCGACTCCgcgataataacaattttattataatatcgatgaCCCGCTCTTATTGTcgcctacaatataataataataataataacaataataataacaataataataatagtaataataatcatataatttatatccgtACACAAAGCTCGAGCCGACCGATCCACGGAgaattcgtaataataatattaacaataataatacggatACGTATGTACCCCTCCCCCCACCTCCAccgagaatatatttttttgttttacctaaaacatatttttggcGGTTTAAGGGTAACAGTACATCGTGTCATGTTTACTATGAATAATTGGCAACGTCCCGCGGGATGTTCGGCGTTTCGCGTTATTATTTAGGTTGCGAGATTATGACGTGGGTACCTACCGATCCATCACAACGGCCGCGTGtaccattgtaataatattattattataatatataatataataatcgcgATATGTGATGAGAGTGATGCGAATTCGGATAAACATCCACCGAGGTCGCTGTAACCGAACCGCTGCAGATAAACGCACGCCAGCGATGACCGCAATGACTTCGCGGGCGTACACAAGGGAGTGTACGTGGGAGGACGTGGGAGTCTGTAGCGTATCCTTACTCTGCCTTTAACTATTATAAAGGCCTTGGAACTTGGAAGAATGTTTGATAACTCAGTTTTCTATACAAAtgtcaaatgtatttaaaaataggtactatattgtatagttgGTTTCATATTGACCTACACGTAATATACTGTAAAAGCTCCAACAAATATCGAATATCAAAAATTAGCGTCTCTGAAcgcttatattatagtttcttGGATATTTGCACCTGAAATGAACTGTAATTGCATAGATTTTTATCCGGCATTGATCCgccaacattaaaaaaatcatgtcTATATcagataagataatataatttccatgttacaaataatataatatatacacaaatatcTTTTTAATGCACGTAATTCGggtcttgaaaatatttttgtcgtaTCGATTTTTGTCTGCTCGTAATACGGTTAAATAGTAATTACTACCGTCGTTATTActttaatacgtttttttttcgtttaaaattatCGTCTTCGATGCGGTTTTTAAACGATCATACTTGTATGGTTCCCGAGTTTAAGCCTTGGTTTCCTACAATCACGCGTGCGTGATTGCGCGGTGCGCGATGCGTGATGCGTGATCGCGCAAAAGTTGAAACCACGAAAAACTATGTaagtgtttattaataattcacgCGCGTGAATATTCGCGCGCGCGATTGTCGATCACGCACTCCAGTCACGCAGCTGTCGCCACGAAGTCAACTTCTGCGTGAAACGCATTGCgggatttcatttattttaatatattatttaattattatttaatataatattattgtattatatgttttatttgattttatcaatATCAAGTCAAATCAAACGGCAGGTAGAAGTAAGtaagaataattttcaaatataagctgctatataaataacaaataattttttttttgtaaattattacaattttcaatgtttttttttaaattagttttggtGAACTATGGAGTCGAGGGCATTTAATGTTATGGATGACGAAAAACTCATAGAAGTTGTTCGTAATTAtcctgtaatttataaattgagtgacaaaaattataaggataattGCATTAAAGATAATGTTTGGAAAGAAATTTCACAGTCTATTGGAAAAAACGGTATGTAATGtcattagaaaattaatataaattataagttaaaaatatagtaagatagtaatatgatataagaaaatattatgatttgtgatTCAAATTGTTTGTTCTTGAATAACGAATACGAGACAACAGTCaagaaaatttgatatttatagaatatcaataTGTGACTGAATAAAAtcttatctaaaattaaataatttacttacattTCTAATAATACAGAatgttttagtttaattatatctatatgtgATAATTTATAGTGACcgaaaataaacttatatacatataatgtttggttttataacttaaaataatatgttagttgataataataaacttaattttacattataaataatattacactgaatataatatgaaaatagttaatagtaaaatcatatttggactactaataatttttgtaaacagtcaatataatatataacaacacTATCTTAATTAGTACGAGTCACGTGTTTTTGCTGCCAACTCACTGATCCTGACctactgttaaaataatctttaaaagttTCCCTAACTCGAAAAGCTTCATGAGTTGCGTTTCCTCCAACTGCACCAAATTGTATCATGTTCGTGTTCGTTTGAACGTCTGTTATGGGATCTCTGTCTGTCGAATCCATAGGACACACCATTCGTTCTTCTCGTAACATGTTATGGATAATACATGCGGCCATTATTAAATTGTCGACTGTGTCAGGCAGAATATTAATTGGCGTGAAAAATACACGAAAGTATTGACACATTATGCCAAACGTATTTTCTGTGGTTCTTCGAGCTCGACTTAGGCGGTAATTAAAAATGGCTTTTTTTGGATCTAGTTTTGATTGGTTTCGGGGATAAGGCCTCATCATTGTCTCCGTCAATTTAAATGCTTCGTCACCGACAAATACATGTGGCAAGACTACATCAGTGTTTGGTAAACATTTTGGTTCTGGAAATTTGAATTCTCCGGTTGATATTGATTTGCCCAAATTAGATTTAGGGAAAATTCCTGCATCGCCTTCTTTACCATACGATCCTATGTCTACCACCAGAAATTTGTTATTCGCGTCGACTAAAGCCAAtaacacaattgaaaaaaatgacttgtaattaaaaaacagcGATCCAGAGTTATCAGGGCAAACGATCCGTATGTGCTTCCCGTCTATGGCGCCGCAGCAATTTGGAAAATTCCACATTTCATAGAAATCGTTGGCTACTTTCGACAAACTACATTGCGTTGGTTCAGGTAttgctatattttttaaacgatgACAAATAGCAACTAATACTTCCCTTATAATAGTACTTATCCAACTGTGAGATATTCGGAATTGAAAAGCAAGGGATCTATAACTTTCACCGGTTGCTaaaaatctgtaaaatataaataatacactaaaattattttcagtaaatgaTTGTAAGACAAGATGGCGCACAATAAGagattcatataaaaaaaatttaaagaaacgaAGATTAGGTACCGGTTCAGCAGCTACAACAAAATCGAAGTACAATGACGATTCATTAAGTTTTTTAGATAACATCGAAAACGAAAGaaggtaaacaattattatatgtcgtatattattatgtattatattgtattgaatttttaaacctTAGATAaggattataaaaatgttatgaatttttaactactaaggttacttgtacatttttttttgaaaatagaaaacaattaaaaaacgcagttgtaaaatcaatacattttatatttatgtgtattttttatgtgtaattattttcaGAACTACATCGAACATTTCAGTAGAAAAAAAAGCCTGCAATGACAACACAAACTACTCAGAAATGGCCGTAAATGATAGTTTTGACCAAACTGAAGAAATCGAGCCAGAGAAGGAACTGTTACTTAAAAGTTCTGAACCATTATTAGATATGCCCATTGATGACAAACTACCAAATACAGAAATAAACCATAGTTTGATAGATTCATTTACAAAACCgtgcgaaaaaaaaacaacacgaaGAGCtcaagataaaatattagatgaaattaaaaaaggaCGAGAGGAGCGATTGGCAGCGTTAAGAGAAATGAAACAACAAGAATCTATTGATccaattcaaactttttttaaaagtatggcGTCAACGGTTTCAATGTTTCCTCCAGAATCAGTTGTGGAAGCCAAAATGAGGATATTTAACATTGTTTCCGAAATGGAATTACGCTTATTAAAAACAAAGGCTACCACGAGTACACCACCTGTAGAAACAATGACAtcaacatcaacattttcatcgaATCTGCAAGTTCCTACAATACTTGCCGATGAATCTTCGTGTTCCACTACGATGTCAAGTGTTTCGGACATTTCAAATCCTACTCCATCTGCGAAGTccaatttttcttatttaaaatatctcgaagaatattaatttttttatttttattaagcaagtttaacatttttcatgcacagttttattttattttattttgaaaaaaaattattttttgatattttatagtttgaaaattaccAGATTGGTACGaagttagtatatatattattttattttattaaaatgaaatctcCATATAACAttggtgtaaatttaaatatttattatt
The Metopolophium dirhodum isolate CAU chromosome 7, ASM1992520v1, whole genome shotgun sequence DNA segment above includes these coding regions:
- the LOC132949456 gene encoding uncharacterized protein LOC132949456; amino-acid sequence: MDVVMLYNILEDEADEELLLLANHFRNENDEMFSQRSREGCFSTLIQRRLIDNETRFRAYFRVSFELFNYILNAIKEDIRRRPSNRIKKPISPEEKLSVTLRFLATGESYRSLAFQFRISHSWISTIIREVLVAICHRLKNIAIPEPTQCSLSKVANDFYEMWNFPNCCGAIDGKHIRIVCPDNSGSLFFNYKSFFSIVLLALVDANNKFLVVDIGSYGKEGDAGIFPKSNLGKSISTGEFKFPEPKCLPNTDVVLPHVFVGDEAFKLTETMMRPYPRNQSKLDPKKAIFNYRLSRARRTTENTFGIMCQYFRVFFTPINILPDTVDNLIMAACIIHNMLREERMVCPMDSTDRDPITDVQTNTNMIQFGAVGGNATHEAFRVRETFKDYFNSRSGSVSWQQKHVTRTN
- the LOC132949457 gene encoding uncharacterized protein LOC132949457, whose protein sequence is MESRAFNVMDDEKLIEVVRNYPVIYKLSDKNYKDNCIKDNVWKEISQSIGKNVNDCKTRWRTIRDSYKKNLKKRRLGTGSAATTKSKYNDDSLSFLDNIENERRTTSNISVEKKACNDNTNYSEMAVNDSFDQTEEIEPEKELLLKSSEPLLDMPIDDKLPNTEINHSLIDSFTKPCEKKTTRRAQDKILDEIKKGREERLAALREMKQQESIDPIQTFFKSMASTVSMFPPESVVEAKMRIFNIVSEMELRLLKTKATTSTPPVETMTSTSTFSSNLQVPTILADESSCSTTMSSVSDISNPTPSAKSNFSYLKYLEEY